One part of the Cetobacterium somerae ATCC BAA-474 genome encodes these proteins:
- a CDS encoding calcium/sodium antiporter: MISLIILLIGVVFLVLGANSLVDGASVIAKRFNIPNIVIGLTIVAFGTSAPELVVNVISALNGKTAITLGNVIGSNVINILVILGITAIIYPLTVARNTVKFEIPIALFASILTYVLAKNGVLSKIDGFILLGFFILFLMYNAYLTVMNREESELEVKNYTLPIATGVTILGFILLVFGGKFIVDSAVDLARNFGISERVISVTVVSLGTSLPELATSVVAAFKKNTDIAIGNVVGSNIFNTFFILGVSAVITPIDVPTTAFIDLILNMVASILLLAFVLRNYRLNRIHGLLFLTVYSTYLYSLFK, encoded by the coding sequence ATGATATCTTTAATTATTTTACTTATTGGAGTTGTTTTTTTAGTTTTAGGAGCAAATTCCCTTGTTGATGGAGCTTCTGTTATAGCTAAAAGATTCAATATTCCTAATATTGTTATTGGACTTACCATCGTAGCTTTTGGAACTTCTGCTCCTGAACTTGTTGTAAATGTCATTTCTGCATTAAATGGTAAAACTGCTATCACATTAGGAAATGTTATAGGAAGTAATGTTATTAATATTCTTGTTATTTTAGGTATTACAGCTATTATCTATCCTTTAACAGTTGCAAGAAACACTGTTAAATTTGAAATACCTATAGCACTTTTTGCTTCAATTTTAACATATGTTTTAGCTAAAAATGGAGTCTTAAGCAAAATTGATGGATTTATATTATTAGGATTTTTTATATTATTTCTTATGTATAATGCCTATTTAACAGTTATGAATAGAGAAGAGAGCGAATTAGAAGTAAAAAATTATACATTACCTATAGCTACTGGTGTGACGATACTTGGCTTTATTCTTCTAGTTTTTGGAGGAAAATTTATTGTTGACTCTGCTGTTGATTTGGCTAGAAACTTTGGAATTTCTGAAAGAGTTATTTCTGTAACAGTTGTTTCTTTAGGAACATCTTTACCAGAGTTAGCAACTTCTGTTGTTGCTGCCTTTAAGAAAAATACTGATATTGCAATAGGAAATGTTGTAGGTTCTAACATCTTTAATACATTTTTCATTCTAGGTGTATCTGCTGTTATCACTCCTATAGATGTTCCTACCACTGCATTTATTGATTTAATTTTAAATATGGTTGCTTCAATTCTTCTTTTAGCATTTGTTTTAAGAAACTATAGATTAAATAGAATTCATGGTCTTCTATTTTTAACAGTATACTCAACTTATTTATACTCTCTTTTTAAGTAG
- a CDS encoding alpha/beta fold hydrolase: MVQIIHGMSEYSKRYLNFTDFLNKNRYIVVLSDHRGHGEEAFKNGTLGLFSSSFDILVFDQVNISKNLKEQFPNLPFYILGHSMGSFIAQKHMKVYSKEKFNYIFMGSCYERKFMTFVGKVLFKSISLLINNPKKIFNNIIFLGTNSKIKDKDKNSSSWLSRDPKVVKEFLDDPHCGFSYTPKFYYNFLDFLSKLYNKDSFNFVNKATPILIISGEDDPIGLYGLGVKSLYNFYLNLGFNKLSLKLYKDCRHEILNELNKNQVYNDILLWMKKEGKV, from the coding sequence ATTGTTCAAATTATACATGGTATGAGTGAATACTCTAAAAGATATTTGAACTTTACAGATTTTTTAAATAAAAATAGATATATAGTTGTCTTATCTGATCATAGAGGACATGGAGAAGAGGCTTTTAAAAATGGAACCTTAGGACTTTTTAGTAGTTCTTTTGATATTTTAGTTTTTGACCAAGTTAATATAAGTAAAAATTTAAAAGAACAGTTCCCTAATCTACCTTTCTATATTTTAGGGCATAGTATGGGATCCTTTATAGCTCAGAAACACATGAAAGTATATTCTAAAGAAAAATTTAATTATATTTTTATGGGCAGTTGTTACGAAAGAAAATTCATGACTTTTGTTGGTAAAGTTCTTTTTAAATCTATATCTCTTTTAATAAACAATCCTAAAAAAATTTTTAATAATATTATTTTTCTAGGAACTAATTCAAAAATTAAAGATAAAGATAAAAATAGCTCATCTTGGTTAAGTAGAGATCCAAAAGTTGTAAAGGAATTTTTAGATGATCCTCATTGTGGGTTTAGTTATACTCCAAAGTTTTATTATAATTTTTTAGATTTTTTATCTAAGCTTTATAACAAGGATAGCTTTAATTTTGTCAATAAAGCAACTCCTATTTTAATTATTTCTGGTGAAGATGACCCCATTGGACTTTATGGTCTCGGAGTTAAGTCTCTTTATAACTTCTATTTAAATTTAGGTTTTAATAAACTTTCTTTAAAGTTATATAAAGATTG